One segment of Microcoleus sp. FACHB-831 DNA contains the following:
- a CDS encoding EAL domain-containing protein, translating into MTSFSQTLRTTSSLINSPGFSLSASILGSICPFNIVFNKHGEIVQVGDTLHLAIPELSTGKHLNQHFCILSPQVQLKFDAIKKLTNSLFIMRSLDNGMQIEGYMVYVEENDVIFFFGSPPLADYKDQNRLESSLNDGAVQDSVVDYILLLQAQYVALAEAKNLPKNFNMQRLNLGDAGSKPEMAASDVKAIFQTFPELYFRMQADGTIVDYHAETSSKRYDSPRGFLGKNIRDVLPAGVAQQFQQAVVQSLNANSLVAIEYFLELPKGKKSFEARLLPLPERQVIVIIRDVTERQQAEEKIRYQALHDLLTGLPNRMLFNERLSISLTSASQLGGMLAVCFLDLDRFKTINDTLGHKAGDRLLQCVAQRLAGCLREGDTVARWGGDEFIVLLSHINCKDDAAKIAQRILEAFKPSFDLDGHQLHISSSIGISVSPYDGEEGETLIKNADAALYRAKQQGRNNYQLYTKALNSKAEELLTLENRLHRALEQGEFLVHYQPQVNTSTGEIIQLEALVRWQHPDIGLVSPATFIPLAEETGLIVPIGEWVLKTACAQNKAWHDAGLPPVCVAVNLSARQFQQPNLVEMVGRILSETGLDPRFLELEITESSVMGNMDFSRAMLRDLHNMGVGISMDDFGTGYSSLLYIKNFPLHGLKIDQSFVRDLTTDPNNAAIVTAVIALGHGLNLSVVAEGVETEEQKDFLRSLQCEVMQGYLFSRPLSVSDATKLLQKSCIKALKAS; encoded by the coding sequence ATGACAAGCTTTTCACAAACTTTAAGAACAACTTCGAGCCTAATAAATTCTCCCGGCTTCAGTCTCTCCGCGTCTATATTGGGGTCAATTTGCCCTTTCAATATAGTTTTCAACAAACATGGAGAAATTGTACAAGTTGGAGATACATTACACCTCGCAATCCCGGAATTGTCTACAGGGAAACATCTAAATCAGCACTTCTGCATCCTTAGTCCCCAAGTACAGCTTAAATTTGACGCTATTAAAAAACTTACTAATTCGCTCTTTATCATGAGATCCCTGGATAATGGGATGCAGATCGAGGGATATATGGTTTACGTTGAGGAAAATGATGTCATATTCTTTTTTGGTTCTCCTCCGCTAGCAGATTATAAAGACCAGAATAGGCTAGAGAGCAGCCTAAACGACGGCGCTGTTCAAGACTCGGTAGTTGATTATATACTCCTACTACAGGCGCAATATGTTGCCTTAGCAGAGGCCAAAAATTTACCTAAAAATTTCAATATGCAACGGTTAAACTTGGGCGATGCTGGAAGTAAACCCGAAATGGCAGCATCTGACGTGAAAGCTATATTTCAAACTTTTCCTGAATTATATTTTCGGATGCAAGCGGATGGCACGATTGTAGATTATCATGCAGAAACATCCTCTAAACGGTACGATTCACCCAGAGGATTTTTGGGTAAAAACATTAGAGATGTTTTACCAGCAGGCGTCGCCCAGCAATTCCAACAAGCTGTTGTTCAGAGTTTGAACGCTAACTCATTAGTTGCTATTGAGTATTTTTTAGAGTTACCAAAAGGTAAAAAAAGCTTTGAGGCGAGGTTATTACCTCTTCCTGAACGACAAGTTATTGTAATTATCCGCGATGTAACAGAGCGCCAGCAGGCAGAGGAAAAAATTCGCTATCAAGCTTTGCACGATCTGCTGACTGGTTTACCTAACAGGATGCTGTTTAACGAGCGGCTTTCTATCTCCTTGACTTCTGCAAGCCAACTTGGCGGTATGTTGGCGGTATGTTTTTTGGATTTGGATCGTTTCAAGACTATTAACGATACGCTAGGCCATAAAGCAGGCGATCGCTTGTTGCAATGCGTGGCTCAAAGACTCGCAGGCTGTTTGAGAGAAGGTGACACTGTTGCCCGTTGGGGAGGCGATGAATTCATTGTGTTACTCTCTCACATCAACTGTAAAGATGACGCTGCTAAAATCGCCCAGAGGATTTTGGAAGCTTTTAAACCTAGCTTCGATCTAGATGGTCATCAACTTCATATCAGCAGCAGCATTGGCATCTCTGTCTCTCCTTATGACGGTGAAGAGGGGGAAACTTTGATCAAAAATGCCGACGCTGCCTTATATCGTGCTAAACAACAAGGCCGTAATAACTATCAGCTTTACACTAAGGCGCTTAACTCCAAAGCAGAGGAATTATTAACTTTAGAAAATAGGCTCCACCGCGCCCTAGAACAGGGAGAATTTTTGGTTCACTATCAGCCTCAAGTTAATACCTCTACCGGAGAAATTATCCAACTTGAAGCCCTAGTGCGTTGGCAACATCCAGATATCGGTCTAGTTTCTCCTGCGACATTTATCCCTCTAGCTGAAGAAACTGGATTGATCGTGCCGATTGGCGAATGGGTGTTAAAAACTGCCTGTGCCCAAAATAAAGCTTGGCATGATGCCGGATTGCCTCCTGTATGCGTGGCAGTAAACTTGTCTGCAAGACAGTTTCAGCAACCAAACTTGGTAGAAATGGTGGGGCGGATTTTGTCGGAAACAGGATTAGACCCCCGATTTTTAGAGCTAGAAATCACTGAAAGCAGCGTCATGGGAAATATGGATTTTAGCAGGGCAATGCTGCGCGATTTACATAACATGGGCGTCGGCATTTCTATGGATGATTTTGGTACGGGTTACTCTTCACTGTTGTATATCAAAAATTTCCCGCTTCACGGTTTAAAAATTGACCAATCTTTTGTGCGAGATTTAACTACCGATCCAAATAATGCAGCAATCGTGACAGCCGTTATTGCTCTCGGGCACGGGCTTAATCTCAGCGTTGTGGCGGAGGGTGTGGAAACGGAAGAACAAAAAGATTTCTTGCGTAGTCTCCAGTGCGAAGTAATGCAAGGTTACTTGTTTAGCCGACCTTTATCAGTCTCTGATGCAACTAAGCTGCTGCAAAAATCCTGCATTAAAGCATTAAAAGCTTCTTGA
- a CDS encoding CHASE domain-containing protein — MNRRYIPVLLMLGAGTFLSIIGCLTVWNWEQERLQSSFQNQADKVTTAIQRSIDSNLEILEATGKLYAASGTVEREEFKIFVEDFLVRYPSLRAMNWTRRIPLKERSLFEKAIRAEGFPNFEIKDRDAGGMLISARRRPEYFPITYVEPFQKDNNFNKAFGFDLGSDPMRRQGLKKARDTGKMIATGAIKIVTTDQLGFLTLLPIYRKNQPINTVSLRRENFQGFITGVFQIADIIEASLSDLELENIDFYLFDNSGYVKDNFLSYYKSSTKKLISEANKNKFSAIQSASECLKKTTCARNLKVADRQWLLLILPTSEYTAIQSHWGALTTLAIGLLLTSILTIYVLISLRHTFQVEQLVRDRTAQAKQLHETLQELQQTQSQLIQTEKMSSLGQMVAGVAHEINNPVNFIYGNITHADEYIQQLLELLRLYHMHCKQTTQIEEYAEAIDLDFLIADLPKMLSSMKIGADRIRQIVLSLRNFSRLDEAEMKQVDIHEGIDSTLLILQHRLKAKSDRPAIEILKQYDNLPQIECYAGQMNQVFMNILSNAIEALEIETGEKALLNLDSGLQTFDSRLTIPTIKIRTEILKPNYVRIIISDNGPGITEEVSKRLFDPFFTTKAPGKGTGLGLSITYQIVVEKHGGSIQCLSKPGEGAEFSIEIPVSQSRQQGN, encoded by the coding sequence ATGAATCGTCGTTATATTCCAGTATTGTTGATGCTAGGCGCGGGTACTTTTTTGTCTATTATAGGCTGCTTAACAGTATGGAATTGGGAACAAGAACGCTTGCAGTCCTCCTTCCAAAACCAGGCAGACAAAGTGACTACAGCCATCCAGCGAAGTATCGACAGCAATTTGGAAATACTCGAAGCAACTGGCAAGTTATATGCAGCATCCGGCACGGTCGAACGCGAAGAATTTAAAATTTTCGTTGAAGATTTCTTGGTTCGTTACCCCAGTCTGCGAGCAATGAATTGGACGCGCCGCATCCCGTTAAAAGAGCGCTCGCTCTTCGAGAAAGCAATTCGAGCAGAAGGTTTTCCCAACTTTGAGATTAAAGATAGAGATGCCGGGGGTATGCTTATTTCAGCCCGCCGACGACCCGAATATTTCCCAATCACTTATGTCGAACCATTCCAAAAAGATAATAATTTTAACAAAGCCTTCGGTTTCGATCTTGGCTCCGATCCGATGCGTCGTCAAGGACTGAAAAAGGCACGCGATACAGGAAAAATGATTGCTACGGGAGCGATCAAAATTGTAACGACTGACCAACTTGGGTTTTTAACTTTACTACCCATTTACCGCAAAAATCAGCCAATAAATACTGTTTCGTTACGCCGCGAAAACTTCCAAGGATTTATTACCGGCGTTTTTCAAATTGCAGATATTATCGAAGCATCTTTGTCAGACTTGGAACTAGAGAATATTGATTTTTATCTTTTTGACAACTCTGGTTATGTTAAAGATAATTTTTTGTCTTATTACAAATCCAGCACAAAAAAGTTAATATCAGAAGCAAATAAAAATAAATTTTCCGCTATACAATCTGCTTCGGAATGCCTGAAAAAAACTACCTGTGCGCGCAACCTCAAAGTTGCAGATCGTCAGTGGTTATTGCTTATATTACCCACTTCAGAATATACGGCAATTCAATCCCACTGGGGAGCGTTGACGACATTAGCAATCGGATTACTGTTAACTAGCATTTTAACTATCTACGTGCTAATTTCGCTGCGGCATACTTTTCAGGTAGAACAATTGGTGCGCGATCGCACTGCTCAAGCCAAACAACTCCACGAAACCTTGCAAGAATTACAGCAAACCCAATCTCAACTTATTCAGACCGAAAAAATGTCCAGCCTCGGTCAGATGGTGGCTGGTGTTGCTCACGAAATCAACAATCCAGTTAACTTCATCTACGGTAATATTACCCACGCAGACGAATACATTCAACAGCTACTGGAACTACTTCGCCTCTACCACATGCACTGTAAACAAACCACCCAAATTGAGGAATATGCAGAAGCCATTGACCTTGATTTCCTAATTGCTGATTTACCTAAAATGCTGTCTTCAATGAAAATTGGAGCCGATCGCATTCGTCAGATTGTGCTATCTTTGCGGAATTTTTCTCGCCTCGATGAAGCTGAAATGAAGCAGGTTGATATTCATGAAGGTATAGATAGCACTCTATTAATTTTGCAACATCGATTGAAAGCAAAGTCAGATCGTCCGGCTATTGAAATACTTAAACAATATGATAACTTGCCCCAAATAGAATGCTACGCCGGACAAATGAATCAGGTGTTTATGAATATTCTCAGCAATGCGATTGAAGCGCTGGAAATAGAAACTGGTGAAAAAGCGCTGTTGAATCTTGACTCCGGACTACAGACTTTCGACTCCAGACTGACAATCCCTACTATTAAGATTCGCACTGAGATATTAAAGCCCAATTATGTCAGAATAATTATTTCCGACAACGGGCCAGGTATAACGGAGGAGGTAAGTAAACGGTTATTCGATCCATTTTTCACCACAAAAGCACCTGGAAAAGGGACGGGGTTGGGGTTATCCATTACTTATCAAATTGTGGTTGAAAAGCACGGAGGCTCTATTCAGTGCTTATCAAAACCGGGAGAAGGGGCAGAATTTTCTATTGAAATTCCCGTCAGCCAAAGTCGCCAACAAGGTAATTAA
- the sbcC gene encoding exonuclease subunit SbcC has protein sequence MIPLQLVLKNFLSYRDATLDFSGLHTACICGSNGAGKSSLLEAITWAIWGESRAASEDDVIHAGVNDARVDFTFQNQSVIYRIIRARTRGHGGSIEFQVQTPSGFIPLTERGMKATQQLIHHHLKLDYDTFVNSAYLRQGRADEFMLRKPNERKQILADLLKLSHYEELAEQAKDASKHHKAQAEQLEQNLLSIEQQLQQQDAIASQRATLETQLTELQQAQTADTEKLQSLQAIGHQRQTWEQQLTLHRQQYRNLSQDCDRLQQEIANNHRQQQELEALLSQEDQISAGLATYQNLQHQEESFSAKFEADTEIKYERGEIQKQLDKEITELNLQLRQAEGQLEEKRRSRQEIQQTLSRIPEVEAGLARLQQARTYLNYLDQLQVQVTPILQQRNSLQTQLDRVHTRLNARLDELRSSASQLQVQQQRQPRLQQAVIEVVGQLEQLEKKRVYQQRVQEKGLERRSFVERLQEKQREYEVKIGELTQKLQMLSEPGASCPLCDRPMDENHTHHVLEKTQAQQQEAEQQFWVVREQLTASERELQVLRHEYAQLSQELAPYNSLLEQRGQLVAQLEATGDVQTRLQQLAQEAEGIERSLSSNDYAIDVQAQLQLIEQQLQQLNYNEQTHALARGEVDRWRKAEIEQGKIKEASKRQTQIDAEIPALLEKISNLQRQIEELVSSSELAEEIAFLTQRITEIAYDRSQHDALKKSVREAKSWELRYEQLRQAQQQYPYVRQRSQDLAELLATRQKELQAANVQIQAVIQQLERSPDTKREIQSLEQQIFLRRRQLDGMLAELGRLQQQQQYLESLQAQHSSLTTQRQTAQRQYRVYQELALAFGKNGIQAMMIENILPQLEAQTNSLLSRLSANQLHVQFVTQRAGRSGRSSKKAAKLIDTLDILIADARGTRPYETYSGGEAFRINFAIRLALARLLAQRAGTALQMLIVDEGFGTQDQEGCDRLVAAINAIASDFACILTVTHMPYFKEAFQARIEVYKTQNGSQLSLSI, from the coding sequence ATGATTCCCCTACAACTGGTTCTAAAAAACTTCCTCAGCTATCGCGATGCAACGCTAGACTTTAGCGGCTTGCATACCGCCTGCATCTGTGGCTCCAATGGCGCGGGGAAATCCTCCCTCCTCGAAGCTATCACCTGGGCTATCTGGGGTGAAAGCCGCGCCGCTAGTGAAGATGATGTCATCCACGCGGGTGTTAACGATGCTCGGGTTGATTTCACATTCCAAAATCAATCCGTAATTTATCGCATCATTCGCGCCCGCACCAGAGGACACGGCGGTTCGATAGAATTTCAAGTACAAACTCCCTCTGGCTTTATCCCTTTGACTGAGCGCGGGATGAAGGCTACTCAGCAGTTAATTCACCATCACCTCAAGCTCGATTACGATACTTTCGTAAACTCAGCTTATCTGCGTCAAGGTCGGGCTGATGAATTTATGCTCAGAAAGCCTAACGAGCGCAAACAAATTCTCGCCGATTTGCTCAAACTTTCTCACTATGAAGAATTGGCGGAGCAGGCTAAAGATGCATCGAAGCACCACAAAGCACAGGCGGAACAACTAGAACAGAATTTACTCTCAATAGAGCAACAACTGCAACAACAGGATGCGATCGCATCTCAACGCGCTACCCTCGAAACCCAACTAACCGAACTTCAACAAGCACAAACCGCTGACACCGAAAAGCTGCAAAGTCTCCAAGCTATTGGACACCAGCGCCAAACTTGGGAACAACAGCTCACTTTGCATCGCCAGCAATATCGCAATCTTTCACAAGACTGCGATCGCCTCCAACAAGAAATCGCCAACAACCACCGCCAACAGCAAGAACTCGAAGCCTTACTATCTCAAGAAGACCAAATTAGCGCCGGACTCGCTACTTACCAAAACCTGCAACATCAGGAAGAATCTTTCAGCGCGAAATTTGAAGCCGACACAGAAATAAAATACGAACGCGGCGAAATTCAAAAACAGCTTGATAAGGAAATCACCGAACTTAATCTACAACTCAGACAAGCCGAAGGACAGTTAGAAGAAAAGCGGCGATCGCGTCAGGAAATTCAGCAAACACTCAGCCGCATTCCCGAAGTTGAAGCGGGACTTGCACGCCTCCAACAAGCACGAACTTATCTAAATTATCTCGATCAACTGCAAGTTCAAGTAACTCCCATCCTTCAACAACGCAACTCACTCCAAACCCAACTCGATCGCGTCCATACTCGATTAAATGCCCGTTTAGACGAACTTCGCTCCTCAGCTTCGCAGCTACAAGTCCAACAGCAACGCCAACCCCGGCTACAACAAGCCGTCATAGAAGTTGTCGGACAACTCGAACAACTAGAGAAGAAGCGCGTCTATCAACAGCGCGTGCAGGAAAAAGGGCTAGAACGGCGCAGCTTTGTGGAACGTTTGCAGGAAAAGCAGCGGGAATATGAAGTAAAAATCGGAGAACTGACGCAAAAGCTGCAAATGCTGTCGGAACCTGGTGCTAGCTGTCCCCTGTGCGATCGCCCGATGGATGAAAACCACACTCACCACGTTTTGGAAAAAACCCAAGCTCAGCAACAAGAAGCCGAACAGCAATTCTGGGTAGTGCGCGAGCAATTAACGGCTTCTGAACGCGAACTCCAGGTATTGCGTCACGAATACGCGCAATTATCGCAAGAATTGGCTCCTTATAATTCTTTGCTAGAGCAACGCGGGCAGTTAGTGGCGCAACTGGAAGCAACAGGTGATGTGCAAACTCGGTTGCAACAACTTGCACAAGAAGCAGAAGGAATAGAGCGATCGCTCTCCTCTAACGACTATGCCATCGATGTGCAAGCACAATTGCAGCTAATCGAACAACAACTGCAACAACTCAACTACAACGAACAAACCCACGCCTTAGCCAGAGGTGAAGTAGATCGGTGGCGCAAGGCGGAAATTGAACAAGGAAAAATAAAAGAAGCAAGTAAGCGTCAGACACAAATTGATGCCGAAATACCAGCACTGTTGGAGAAAATTTCCAACTTGCAACGCCAAATAGAAGAATTGGTTTCTTCTTCGGAATTAGCGGAAGAAATTGCTTTCCTAACTCAACGAATTACTGAAATTGCCTATGATAGATCGCAGCACGATGCGCTCAAAAAGTCCGTGCGCGAGGCTAAGTCTTGGGAATTGCGCTACGAACAACTGCGACAAGCACAGCAGCAATATCCTTATGTAAGACAGCGATCGCAGGATTTGGCAGAATTGTTAGCAACTCGCCAAAAAGAGCTGCAAGCGGCAAATGTCCAGATACAAGCTGTTATCCAGCAGCTAGAGCGATCGCCGGACACCAAGCGAGAAATACAATCTCTAGAACAACAGATATTCTTGCGGCGGCGTCAGCTTGATGGAATGCTAGCAGAGCTGGGGCGTCTGCAACAACAACAACAGTATCTAGAAAGTCTGCAAGCGCAGCATTCTTCCCTCACCACTCAACGCCAAACAGCGCAGCGACAATATCGCGTTTATCAAGAATTAGCCTTAGCTTTTGGTAAAAATGGCATCCAGGCGATGATGATTGAAAATATTTTGCCTCAGTTGGAAGCGCAAACTAATTCTCTCTTGTCGCGTCTAAGTGCAAACCAATTGCACGTCCAATTTGTTACCCAAAGGGCTGGGCGTAGCGGTCGCTCTTCTAAAAAAGCGGCTAAACTTATCGATACCCTTGATATTTTAATTGCCGATGCTAGGGGTACGCGCCCTTATGAAACTTATTCAGGTGGGGAAGCGTTTCGGATTAACTTTGCAATTCGTCTGGCTTTGGCGCGACTCTTGGCGCAACGGGCGGGTACGGCGTTGCAAATGCTGATTGTGGATGAGGGTTTTGGGACGCAGGATCAGGAAGGGTGCGATCGCCTGGTTGCAGCAATTAATGCGATCGCCTCCGATTTTGCCTGCATCCTCACCGTCACCCACATGCCTTATTTCAAAGAAGCTTTTCAAGCCCGTATTGAAGTTTACAAAACCCAAAACGGTTCTCAGTTAAGCTTATCCATCTAG
- a CDS encoding ATP-binding protein, which yields MKLQLLAVLALATYLNWNELHTVREINAAVVNVSGRQRMLSQRTAMLALRMVCTTDREEQEKLRSCLLADLDLMERSHNGLLNGDAEAKLPGHPSKVVKAMYFELPINLDQRVRQYIKEARALALSRADELAHDNLHLRYILTAASKELLESLDAVVSQYQKESEAEQLAIEINQAELYQQSCAATAQAIAQAKQLEQALEELRQAQTQLIQTEKMSALGQLVAGVAHEINNPVSFIHGNLSHASNYVKDLLELVQLYQQELSNPTPYLKDRSEDIDLDFLEEDLPKVMSSMKMGADRICQIVRSLRNFSRTDEEVMQEVDIHEGIDGTLLILQNRLRASGNYSGIQVIKKYADLPQVECYPGLMNQVFMNLLGNAIDALEMGTAQDSPEGRVDDRQCPRPTISIRTEVSRPNVVSVRIADNGLGMTEDVKARLFQPFFTTKPVGKGTGLGLSISYSIVVNKHNGSLACVSELGQGTEFCIEIPIRHAQELSATKLGEQGSRGELSPVQPLFQSLIGI from the coding sequence GTGAAGTTACAATTGTTGGCGGTACTGGCATTGGCGACTTACTTAAATTGGAACGAACTCCACACCGTCCGCGAAATTAATGCAGCAGTAGTAAACGTGAGCGGTCGTCAGCGGATGCTATCCCAACGAACAGCAATGTTAGCATTAAGAATGGTCTGCACTACGGACAGAGAGGAACAGGAAAAATTGCGCTCTTGTTTGCTAGCAGACTTAGATTTAATGGAGCGATCGCACAACGGGCTGCTAAACGGCGATGCAGAAGCGAAGCTACCAGGTCATCCTTCAAAAGTTGTCAAGGCAATGTATTTTGAATTGCCTATTAATCTAGACCAACGGGTACGTCAATATATTAAGGAAGCTAGAGCATTGGCGCTTTCGAGAGCTGATGAACTCGCACACGATAATCTTCATCTGCGCTACATTCTTACAGCGGCTTCAAAAGAATTACTTGAATCTTTAGATGCAGTTGTCAGCCAGTATCAAAAAGAAAGTGAAGCTGAACAACTAGCTATAGAAATTAATCAAGCTGAACTATATCAACAAAGTTGTGCGGCTACTGCTCAGGCTATTGCACAAGCCAAACAATTAGAGCAAGCTTTAGAGGAACTGCGGCAAGCTCAAACGCAGCTAATTCAGACAGAGAAAATGTCAGCTTTGGGGCAGTTAGTAGCAGGTGTTGCCCACGAAATAAACAACCCTGTGAGTTTTATTCACGGCAACCTGAGCCACGCCAGCAATTATGTCAAAGATTTGCTGGAGCTAGTACAGCTTTATCAACAAGAATTAAGCAACCCCACGCCTTATTTAAAAGATCGTTCCGAAGACATCGATCTGGATTTCTTGGAGGAAGACTTACCCAAAGTTATGTCGTCTATGAAAATGGGGGCGGATCGTATTTGCCAAATAGTGCGTAGCCTACGCAATTTCTCTCGCACTGATGAAGAAGTTATGCAGGAGGTTGATATCCACGAAGGCATTGACGGCACCCTGTTAATCTTGCAAAATCGACTAAGAGCTTCTGGTAATTATTCAGGAATACAAGTTATTAAAAAATATGCCGACTTGCCGCAGGTAGAGTGCTATCCCGGTTTAATGAATCAGGTTTTTATGAATCTTCTGGGCAATGCCATTGATGCGCTGGAAATGGGAACCGCGCAAGATTCACCCGAAGGAAGGGTAGACGATAGGCAATGCCCGCGCCCTACTATTAGCATTCGCACTGAAGTTTCACGCCCTAATGTTGTCAGCGTGAGGATTGCTGATAATGGCTTAGGTATGACAGAAGACGTTAAGGCGCGATTATTTCAACCCTTTTTCACTACAAAGCCCGTCGGTAAGGGTACGGGCCTGGGTTTATCAATCAGTTATTCGATTGTGGTTAACAAGCATAACGGCTCACTTGCGTGCGTGTCAGAATTAGGGCAAGGGACGGAGTTTTGCATTGAGATTCCCATCCGCCACGCCCAGGAATTATCTGCAACAAAATTAGGGGAACAGGGAAGTAGGGGAGAATTATCCCCAGTTCAACCTTTATTTCAATCCCTAATAGGAATTTAG
- the phnD gene encoding phosphate/phosphite/phosphonate ABC transporter substrate-binding protein, translated as MQQHLAHTVKRSRRRSAASLMLALTVMAIGAGCTQPPQNSIATQQDTAAPTSTSNKPGDELATLNMAIIPWQVSAEQEKQLQPLADYLTKTLNRPVKFQISKDYDTSVNLLVEGKVDLAYLGAFTYIKARLRDPKVQPIVAPIDKTTGRPWYTSAIIVNNASGIKTLKDLKGKRFAFVSKSSTSGYLVPMAQFKDLKIVPERDFSQVKYAGSHDKVKTALIAGEVDAIADDKRSYLAQQKAGKFAPSKYKIIWESKPIPNSPIVASSKLSPQLIADLKKAFVNAPDGLLDATGSESAGYTLAQDEDYTPIRKLQERLGLK; from the coding sequence ATGCAACAGCATCTAGCTCATACAGTGAAGCGATCGCGCAGACGATCCGCAGCTAGCTTGATGCTAGCCTTAACAGTCATGGCGATCGGTGCAGGCTGTACCCAACCACCTCAGAACAGCATAGCAACACAGCAAGATACAGCAGCGCCAACTAGCACCAGTAACAAGCCAGGGGACGAACTAGCAACCCTGAATATGGCGATCATTCCTTGGCAGGTTTCAGCTGAACAAGAGAAACAACTCCAGCCATTAGCGGACTATCTTACAAAGACTCTAAACCGACCAGTTAAATTCCAGATTTCAAAAGACTACGACACCTCGGTTAATTTACTGGTGGAAGGAAAAGTTGATTTAGCCTACTTGGGAGCGTTCACATACATCAAGGCGCGTCTTCGCGATCCTAAAGTGCAGCCAATCGTTGCTCCTATCGACAAAACTACAGGACGACCTTGGTACACAAGCGCGATTATTGTTAATAATGCTAGTGGGATAAAGACTCTTAAAGATTTAAAAGGCAAGCGATTCGCCTTCGTAAGTAAATCATCAACTTCAGGCTACTTAGTGCCTATGGCGCAGTTTAAAGATCTGAAAATTGTTCCGGAGCGCGACTTTAGCCAGGTCAAGTATGCGGGTAGTCATGACAAAGTAAAAACAGCTTTAATAGCAGGGGAAGTAGATGCGATCGCAGATGATAAACGCTCGTATTTAGCCCAGCAAAAAGCAGGCAAATTCGCTCCATCAAAATACAAAATTATCTGGGAATCTAAACCAATTCCCAACTCGCCAATTGTTGCTTCCAGTAAACTTTCACCACAATTAATAGCGGATTTGAAGAAGGCATTTGTCAATGCGCCTGATGGACTATTAGACGCTACCGGTTCCGAATCAGCTGGATACACTCTGGCACAAGATGAAGACTACACACCGATTAGAAAACTGCAAGAGCGCCTTGGATTGAAATAA